Proteins encoded in a region of the Gulosibacter sediminis genome:
- a CDS encoding Maf family protein, which yields MSLILASTSPARLEVLRAAGIEPVVRPSDVDEDAVLAAAGSLSPADTVLTLARAKALAVADGEEALDGFVLGGDSMFEVDGVLQGKPHTPERARERWEQQRGKTGTLWSGHWLVDRREGHDGTAGVGAVKSATVEFAADLDDAEIDAYIASGEPLYVAGAFTIDSLGGAFIDRIDGDPSTVIGISLPVVRRLVRELGGSWPALWNRPGAAS from the coding sequence ATGTCGTTGATTCTTGCCTCCACCTCACCCGCCCGCCTCGAGGTGCTCCGCGCCGCCGGCATCGAGCCGGTCGTGCGGCCGAGCGATGTCGATGAGGATGCGGTGCTCGCGGCGGCGGGCTCGCTTTCGCCGGCTGACACGGTGCTCACGCTCGCGCGCGCGAAGGCGCTCGCGGTGGCCGATGGTGAGGAAGCGCTTGACGGCTTCGTGCTCGGCGGCGACTCGATGTTTGAGGTCGACGGCGTGCTCCAGGGCAAGCCCCACACCCCCGAGCGGGCCCGCGAGCGCTGGGAGCAGCAGCGCGGCAAGACCGGCACGCTCTGGTCGGGTCACTGGCTCGTCGATCGGCGCGAGGGCCATGACGGCACTGCCGGTGTCGGCGCGGTGAAGTCGGCGACGGTGGAGTTCGCCGCCGACCTCGACGACGCCGAGATCGACGCGTACATCGCCTCTGGCGAACCGCTCTACGTGGCGGGCGCATTCACGATCGACTCCCTCGGCGGCGCATTCATCGACCGTATCGACGGCGACCCATCGACGGTCATCGGTATCTCGCTGCCCGTCGTGCGCCGTCTCGTACGCGAGCTCGGCGGTTCCTGGCCCGCGCTCTGGAACCGGCCCGGCGCCGCGAGCTAA